A genomic window from Streptomyces brevispora includes:
- a CDS encoding potassium-transporting ATPase subunit C, whose translation MNNSVGNTARLLWAGLRALLVLTVVCGVIYPLAVTGVAQGLMPGRANGSEITANGRAVGSELIGQRYDLPLRKGQETPDPDLKWFQPRPSNGLGTNSVNTQYSLLVSGATNRSGDNKELIDWVTAAKAAVVKDNSVPGHRVTPSQVPADAVTSSGSGLDPDISPAYAQLQVHRVADRNHLDAGQVAKLVEQHTDGRILGFAGEPRVNVLRLNIALRQLVSDAAGR comes from the coding sequence ATGAACAACTCCGTAGGAAACACCGCCCGGCTGCTCTGGGCCGGACTGCGCGCCCTGCTCGTCCTCACCGTGGTCTGCGGCGTCATCTACCCGCTCGCCGTCACCGGGGTCGCCCAGGGCCTCATGCCCGGCCGGGCCAACGGCTCCGAGATCACGGCGAACGGCAGGGCCGTCGGCTCCGAACTCATCGGCCAGCGCTACGACCTGCCGCTGAGGAAGGGCCAGGAGACCCCCGACCCCGACCTCAAGTGGTTCCAGCCGCGGCCGTCGAACGGCCTCGGCACCAACAGCGTCAACACCCAGTACTCACTTCTCGTCTCCGGCGCGACCAACCGCTCCGGCGACAACAAGGAGCTGATCGACTGGGTGACCGCCGCCAAGGCCGCCGTGGTCAAGGACAACTCCGTCCCCGGCCACCGCGTCACCCCCTCGCAGGTGCCGGCCGACGCCGTCACCTCCTCCGGCTCCGGTCTCGACCCGGACATCTCACCGGCGTACGCACAGCTCCAGGTCCACCGGGTCGCCGACCGCAACCACCTGGACGCGGGGCAGGTCGCGAAGCTGGTGGAGCAGCACACCGACGGCCGGATCCTCGGATTCGCGGGTGAGCCGCGGGTCAACGTCCTCCGGCTGAACATCGCGCTGCGGCAGCTCGTGAGCGACGCCGCGGGACGCTGA
- a CDS encoding ABC transporter ATP-binding protein gives MTENTDATGSGGGSGTTVAERPMVRIEDLHRSYGSGAAAVHALRGVSFEVPRGELVALKGRSGSGKTTLLNLVGGLDSPDSGRITVDGTDLSALGEKGLLELRRDRIGFIFQSFGLIPILTAAENVGVPMRLRKADPREREDRVSLLLSLVGLADHAAQRPGELSGGQQQRVAIARALANRPALLIADEPTGQLDAETGLAVMELMRAVVHSEGVTAIVATHDAQLLGLADRVLELSDGHIIEHA, from the coding sequence ATGACCGAGAACACGGACGCCACCGGCAGCGGCGGGGGCAGCGGCACGACTGTCGCCGAGAGACCCATGGTCCGGATCGAGGACCTGCACCGCTCCTACGGCTCCGGCGCCGCGGCCGTGCACGCGCTGCGCGGGGTGTCCTTCGAGGTGCCGCGCGGTGAGCTCGTCGCGCTCAAGGGGCGCTCCGGCTCCGGCAAGACCACCTTGCTCAACCTCGTCGGGGGACTCGACAGCCCCGACAGCGGCCGGATCACCGTGGACGGCACCGACCTCTCCGCACTCGGCGAGAAGGGGCTGCTGGAACTGCGCCGCGACCGGATCGGCTTCATCTTCCAGTCGTTCGGCCTGATCCCGATCCTGACCGCGGCGGAGAACGTCGGCGTGCCGATGCGACTGCGCAAGGCCGACCCGCGCGAGCGCGAGGACCGGGTGTCGCTGCTGCTCTCCCTGGTCGGCCTCGCCGACCACGCCGCCCAGCGCCCCGGCGAGCTCTCCGGCGGCCAGCAGCAGCGGGTCGCGATCGCCCGCGCGCTCGCCAACCGGCCCGCGCTGCTGATAGCCGACGAGCCGACCGGGCAGCTCGACGCGGAGACCGGCCTCGCGGTGATGGAACTGATGCGCGCGGTCGTGCACAGCGAGGGCGTCACCGCGATCGTCGCCACCCACGACGCCCAACTGCTCGGCCTCGCCGACCGGGTCCTGGAACTCAGCGACGGGCACATCATCGAGCACGCGTAG